Proteins co-encoded in one Methylobacterium sp. WL1 genomic window:
- the acs gene encoding acetate--CoA ligase: MEGKVVEVQAAWREGAHVDDAQYRALYEASVADPDAFWAEHGKRIDWMTPFTRVKDTSFEPGKISIKWFEDGKTNVAYNCIDRHLETRGDQTAIIWEGDNPDESKHITYRELHAQVCRMANVLRNRGVGKGDRVTLYMPMIPEAAYAMLACARLGAIHAIVFGGFSPDSLASRIQGCTSKVVITADEGLRGGRKVPLKANVDEAIKRIGTDLVEHVIVVRRTGGSIAMEAGRDVYYDEAAEQVTDHCPAEPVEAEHPLFILYTSGSTGQPKGVVHTTGGYLVYASMTHQYVFDYREGDVYWCTADVGWVTGHSYIVYGPLANGATTLMFEGIPTYPSTSRFWEVVDKHKVNIFYTAPTAIRSLMGGGEGPVKKTSRASLRVLGSVGEPINPEAWEWYYNVVGDRRCSIVDTWWQTETGGILITPLPGATALKPGSATRPFFGVKPEMVDAEGKVLQGPCEGNLCIADSWPGQMRTVYGDHERFEQTYFSTYPGKYFTGDGARRDADGYYWITGRVDDVINVSGHRMGTAEVESSLVAHPKVAEAAVVGYPHTVKGQGIYAYVTLNDGEEGDDALRKELVTWVRKDIGPIASPDLIQFAPGLPKTRSGKIMRRILRKIAEDDFGSLGDTSTLAEPAVVEDLIENRQNRP; this comes from the coding sequence ATGGAAGGCAAGGTCGTCGAGGTGCAGGCTGCGTGGCGTGAGGGTGCTCACGTCGACGACGCCCAATATCGCGCGCTGTACGAGGCGTCGGTCGCCGATCCGGACGCCTTCTGGGCCGAGCACGGCAAGCGCATCGATTGGATGACGCCCTTCACCAGGGTGAAGGACACGAGCTTCGAGCCCGGCAAGATCTCGATCAAGTGGTTCGAGGACGGCAAGACCAACGTCGCCTACAATTGCATCGACCGGCACCTGGAGACCCGCGGCGACCAGACCGCGATCATCTGGGAAGGCGACAACCCGGACGAATCCAAGCACATCACCTACCGGGAGCTGCACGCGCAGGTCTGCCGGATGGCCAACGTCCTGCGCAACCGCGGCGTCGGCAAGGGCGACCGCGTCACCCTCTACATGCCGATGATCCCCGAGGCCGCCTACGCGATGCTGGCCTGCGCGCGGCTCGGCGCGATCCACGCCATCGTGTTCGGCGGCTTCTCACCGGATTCGCTGGCATCGCGCATCCAGGGCTGCACCTCCAAGGTGGTGATCACCGCCGACGAGGGCCTGCGCGGCGGCCGCAAGGTGCCGCTGAAGGCCAATGTCGACGAGGCGATCAAGCGGATCGGCACCGATCTGGTCGAGCACGTGATCGTCGTGCGCCGCACCGGCGGCAGCATCGCCATGGAAGCGGGCCGCGACGTCTACTACGACGAGGCCGCCGAGCAGGTGACCGACCATTGCCCGGCCGAGCCGGTGGAGGCCGAGCACCCGCTGTTCATCCTCTACACGTCGGGCTCGACCGGCCAGCCGAAGGGCGTGGTGCACACCACCGGCGGCTACCTGGTCTACGCCTCGATGACCCACCAATACGTCTTCGATTACCGCGAGGGCGACGTGTACTGGTGCACGGCCGATGTCGGCTGGGTCACGGGCCACAGCTACATCGTGTACGGGCCGCTGGCCAACGGCGCGACCACGCTGATGTTCGAGGGCATCCCGACCTACCCGTCGACCTCCCGGTTCTGGGAGGTGGTCGACAAGCACAAGGTCAACATCTTCTACACCGCGCCGACCGCGATCCGCTCGCTGATGGGCGGCGGCGAAGGTCCGGTGAAGAAGACCTCGCGGGCCTCGCTGCGGGTGCTCGGCTCGGTCGGCGAGCCGATCAACCCGGAAGCCTGGGAATGGTACTACAATGTCGTCGGCGATCGGCGCTGCTCCATCGTCGACACGTGGTGGCAGACCGAGACCGGCGGTATCCTGATCACCCCGCTCCCGGGCGCCACAGCCCTGAAGCCGGGCTCGGCGACAAGGCCGTTCTTCGGCGTGAAGCCCGAGATGGTCGATGCCGAAGGCAAGGTTCTGCAGGGCCCGTGCGAGGGCAACCTCTGCATCGCGGATTCCTGGCCCGGCCAGATGCGCACGGTCTACGGCGACCATGAGCGGTTCGAGCAGACCTACTTCTCGACCTATCCGGGCAAGTACTTCACCGGCGACGGCGCCCGCCGGGACGCGGACGGCTATTACTGGATCACCGGCCGGGTCGACGACGTGATCAACGTCTCGGGCCACCGGATGGGCACCGCGGAGGTCGAATCCTCGCTGGTCGCCCACCCCAAGGTCGCCGAGGCGGCGGTGGTCGGCTACCCACACACCGTCAAAGGCCAGGGCATCTACGCCTACGTCACCCTTAACGACGGCGAGGAAGGCGACGACGCCCTGCGCAAGGAGCTCGTGACCTGGGTCCGCAAGGATATCGGGCCGATCGCCTCGCCGGACCTGATCCAGTTCGCCCCCGGCCTGCCCAAGACCCGCTCCGGCAAGATCATGCGCCGCATCCTGCGCAAGATCGCCGAGGACGATTTCGGCTCGCTGGGCGATACCTCGACCCTGGCCGAACCTGCCGTGGTCGAGGATCTGATCGAGAACCGGCAGAACCGGCCCTGA
- a CDS encoding MFS transporter — MSSAEKRVIFASSLGTVFEWYDFYLYGSLAAIIGAQFFSAYPPATRDIFALLAFAAGFIVRPFGALVFGRIGDLVGRKYTFLITILIMGLSTFIVGILPNAATIGIAAPIILIVLRLAQGLALGGEYGGAATYVAEHAPNGRRGFYTSWIQTTATLGLFLSLLVILATRSLTGEAAFAEWGWRIPFLVSVLLLGISVWIRLQLSESPAFQKMKEDGKTSKAPLTEAFGQWKNAKFAIIALFGLVAGQGVVWYTGQFYALFFLQSILKVDGYTANLLIAWSLLLGTGFFVVFGWLSDKIGRKVIILAGCAIAAATFFPIFKGITATANPKLEAAIENVKVTVSADPAACGTLFNPVGTRVFTAPCDLARDFLSKASVKYATAPGAPGQPATIRVNDTEIAYPQGGAPEANKAVTAALQAAGYPKAGDADIVKMANPFDIFRPQVAQVIGLLFILVVFVTMVYGPIAAMLVELFPTRIRYTSMSLPYHIGNGWFGGLLPATAFAMVAQTGDIYYGLWYPIVIAVATVVIGLIFVPETKDRDIFADT; from the coding sequence ATGAGTTCGGCCGAGAAGCGGGTGATCTTCGCCTCCTCACTCGGCACCGTGTTCGAGTGGTATGATTTCTATCTCTACGGGTCGCTCGCCGCGATCATCGGCGCCCAGTTCTTCTCGGCCTACCCGCCGGCGACCCGGGACATCTTCGCGCTGCTGGCCTTCGCGGCCGGCTTCATCGTCCGGCCGTTCGGCGCGCTGGTGTTCGGGCGGATCGGCGATCTCGTCGGGCGCAAATACACCTTCCTGATCACGATCCTGATCATGGGCCTGTCGACCTTCATCGTCGGCATCCTGCCCAACGCCGCCACCATCGGGATCGCGGCGCCGATCATCCTGATCGTCCTGCGGCTGGCCCAGGGCCTCGCGCTCGGCGGCGAGTATGGCGGCGCGGCGACCTACGTGGCCGAGCACGCCCCCAATGGCCGGCGCGGCTTCTACACGAGCTGGATCCAGACCACGGCGACGCTGGGCCTGTTCCTGTCGCTGCTGGTGATCCTGGCGACCCGGAGCCTCACCGGCGAGGCGGCCTTTGCCGAGTGGGGCTGGCGCATCCCGTTCCTGGTCTCGGTCCTGCTGCTCGGCATCTCGGTCTGGATCCGGCTGCAGCTGTCCGAATCGCCGGCCTTCCAGAAGATGAAGGAGGACGGGAAGACCTCGAAGGCGCCGCTCACCGAGGCGTTCGGCCAGTGGAAGAACGCCAAGTTCGCGATCATCGCCCTGTTCGGCCTCGTCGCCGGCCAGGGGGTGGTCTGGTACACGGGCCAGTTCTACGCGCTGTTCTTCCTGCAATCGATCCTGAAGGTCGACGGCTACACGGCGAACCTGCTGATCGCGTGGTCGCTGCTGCTCGGCACCGGCTTCTTCGTGGTGTTCGGCTGGCTGTCGGACAAGATCGGCCGCAAGGTGATCATCCTGGCGGGCTGCGCGATCGCGGCGGCGACGTTCTTCCCGATCTTCAAGGGCATCACCGCCACCGCCAACCCGAAGCTCGAAGCCGCGATCGAGAACGTGAAGGTCACCGTCTCGGCCGACCCGGCCGCCTGCGGGACCTTGTTCAATCCGGTCGGCACCCGGGTGTTCACGGCGCCCTGTGACCTCGCCCGGGACTTCCTGTCGAAGGCCTCGGTGAAATACGCCACCGCGCCCGGCGCCCCCGGCCAGCCCGCGACGATTCGGGTGAACGACACCGAGATCGCCTATCCGCAGGGCGGCGCGCCGGAGGCCAACAAGGCCGTGACCGCTGCGCTCCAGGCGGCCGGCTACCCGAAGGCCGGCGACGCCGACATCGTCAAGATGGCGAACCCGTTCGACATCTTCCGGCCCCAGGTGGCGCAGGTGATCGGCCTGCTGTTCATCCTCGTGGTGTTCGTGACGATGGTCTACGGCCCGATCGCCGCCATGCTGGTGGAGCTGTTCCCGACCCGGATCCGCTACACCTCGATGTCCCTGCCCTACCATATCGGCAACGGCTGGTTCGGCGGCCTGCTGCCGGCCACCGCCTTCGCCATGGTGGCCCAGACCGGGGACATCTATTACGGCCTCTGGTACCCGATCGTCATCGCGGTCGCGACGGTCGTCATCGGGCTGATCTTCGTGCCCGAGACCAAGGATCGCGACATCTTCGCCGATACCTGA
- the phnC gene encoding phosphonate ABC transporter ATP-binding protein → MTASAALRAPGTEVRAEDPRALVIRGLVKEYRAGQPVLRGIDLVVPGTGLTAIIGPSGTGKSTLIRCINRLVQPTAGEILFRGEDLAKLSGRPLRRARRRIGMVFQEYNLVERLSVMENLLCGRLGYVPVWRAWLRRFPEADIQRAFDLLESVGLSGFATRRADALSGGQRQRVGIARAIMQEPEIVLADEPTSSLDPKSSVEIMEILSRLAAERGVPVVVNIHNVALAQRFATRIVGMSGGHVVYDGPPDRLSERDLRGIYGGENWLE, encoded by the coding sequence GTGACCGCGTCCGCTGCGCTGCGCGCGCCCGGGACCGAGGTGCGGGCGGAGGATCCGCGCGCCCTGGTGATCCGCGGGCTCGTCAAGGAATACCGGGCCGGGCAGCCGGTCCTGCGGGGCATCGACCTGGTGGTGCCGGGCACGGGCCTCACCGCCATCATCGGGCCGTCCGGCACCGGCAAGAGCACGCTGATCCGGTGCATCAACCGATTGGTGCAGCCCACCGCGGGCGAGATCCTGTTCCGCGGCGAGGACTTGGCCAAGCTGTCCGGCCGCCCCCTGCGCCGGGCGCGGCGGCGGATCGGCATGGTGTTCCAGGAATACAACCTGGTCGAGCGCCTCTCCGTGATGGAGAACCTGTTGTGCGGGCGCCTCGGCTACGTGCCGGTCTGGCGGGCGTGGCTGCGCCGGTTCCCCGAGGCCGATATCCAGCGCGCCTTCGATCTCCTCGAGTCCGTCGGGCTCTCCGGCTTCGCCACGCGCCGGGCCGACGCCCTGTCGGGCGGCCAGCGCCAGCGGGTCGGCATCGCACGGGCGATCATGCAGGAGCCCGAGATCGTGCTGGCCGACGAGCCGACCTCGTCGCTCGACCCCAAGAGCTCGGTGGAGATCATGGAGATCCTGTCCCGGCTCGCGGCCGAGCGCGGGGTGCCGGTGGTGGTCAACATCCACAACGTGGCGCTGGCCCAGCGCTTCGCCACGCGGATCGTCGGCATGTCGGGCGGGCACGTCGTCTATGACGGGCCGCCCGATCGCCTGAGCGAGCGCGACCTGCGCGGCATCTACGGCGGCGAGAACTGGCTCGAATGA
- the phnE gene encoding phosphonate ABC transporter, permease protein PhnE: protein MSAGTALAAPPRRWQRFSPWKRVARLAFTLFAVAAFVASLRTIEVIPEFLYDAPDQMADLFGRMWPMDAGYIGPTLRALVETLHIATLGTLIAIVIAVPIGLLAARNITPSLPLNLFAKFVFVTSRSVNSLVWALLFVAVFGPGPLAGTLAIALRSVGFTGKLLAEALEESNRGSIEALQAAGAGRRATLLMGYWPQVKPAFWSIALFRWDINIRESAVLGLVGAGGIGVALDTALNLLYWDQVAVVLAAIFAVVIVAEIVVTTVRAKVL from the coding sequence GTGAGCGCCGGCACGGCCTTGGCGGCCCCCCCGCGGCGCTGGCAGCGCTTCTCGCCGTGGAAGCGCGTGGCACGGCTCGCCTTCACGCTGTTCGCCGTGGCCGCCTTCGTGGCGAGCCTGCGCACGATCGAGGTGATCCCGGAGTTCCTCTACGACGCCCCCGACCAGATGGCCGACCTGTTCGGCCGGATGTGGCCGATGGATGCCGGCTATATCGGGCCGACGCTGCGCGCGCTGGTGGAGACCCTGCACATCGCTACGCTGGGCACGCTGATCGCCATCGTGATCGCAGTGCCGATCGGGCTGCTCGCCGCCCGCAACATCACCCCCAGCCTCCCCCTGAACCTGTTCGCCAAGTTCGTGTTCGTGACCTCCCGGTCTGTGAATTCCCTGGTCTGGGCGCTGCTGTTCGTGGCGGTGTTCGGCCCGGGACCGCTCGCCGGAACGCTGGCGATCGCCCTGCGCTCGGTGGGCTTCACCGGCAAGCTCCTGGCCGAGGCGCTGGAGGAATCGAACCGCGGCTCGATCGAGGCCCTGCAGGCTGCGGGCGCGGGGCGGCGGGCCACGCTGCTGATGGGCTACTGGCCGCAGGTGAAGCCGGCCTTCTGGTCGATCGCGCTGTTCCGGTGGGACATCAACATCCGCGAATCCGCCGTCCTCGGCCTGGTCGGGGCAGGCGGCATCGGGGTCGCGCTCGATACGGCGCTGAATCTGCTCTACTGGGATCAGGTCGCCGTGGTGCTGGCCGCAATTTTCGCGGTGGTGATCGTGGCCGAGATCGTCGTCACCACGGTGCGGGCAAAGGTTCTCTAG
- the phnD gene encoding phosphate/phosphite/phosphonate ABC transporter substrate-binding protein, with protein sequence MTFARYGAALALLCGLGSLSPARAAECANRGQLDDTYCDTNQDLVADIPAKTRDPSVIVFAYTPVEDPAVYENAFKPFTAHLSQCTGKRVVYYPVQSNSAEIEAMRSGRLTVAGFSTGPLGFAVNMAGAVPFAAKGTEKGAEGYNLIVVVKASSPYKTLADLKGKRVAHTAPSSNSGNLAPKALFPEQGLKPGEDYKIVYSGGHDKSALGVGTGDYDAAPVASDVFNRMVARGTIKGDDYRVIYTSEKFPSSGFAYAHDLKPELAEKLKQCFYDFRFPPDMVKDFEGDDRFAPITYLKDWAIVRKVAEESGTPYNKAAYEREAAREAEAARKKAEGAPKP encoded by the coding sequence GTGACATTCGCTCGGTACGGCGCAGCCTTGGCGCTGCTCTGCGGACTCGGCTCGCTGTCGCCGGCGCGGGCCGCCGAATGCGCCAATCGCGGCCAGCTCGACGACACCTATTGCGACACGAACCAGGATCTCGTCGCCGACATCCCGGCCAAGACCCGCGATCCGAGCGTCATCGTGTTCGCCTACACGCCGGTCGAGGACCCGGCGGTCTACGAGAACGCGTTCAAGCCGTTCACCGCCCACCTGTCGCAATGCACCGGCAAGCGCGTCGTCTACTATCCGGTCCAGTCGAACTCGGCCGAGATCGAGGCGATGCGCTCGGGGCGGCTGACGGTGGCGGGCTTCTCCACCGGGCCGCTGGGCTTTGCCGTGAACATGGCGGGCGCGGTGCCGTTCGCCGCCAAGGGCACCGAGAAGGGGGCCGAGGGCTACAACCTGATCGTCGTCGTGAAGGCGAGCAGCCCGTATAAGACGCTCGCCGACCTCAAGGGCAAGCGCGTCGCCCACACTGCCCCGTCGTCGAATTCCGGAAACCTCGCCCCGAAGGCGCTGTTCCCCGAGCAGGGCCTCAAGCCCGGCGAGGATTACAAGATCGTCTATTCGGGCGGTCACGACAAGTCGGCGCTCGGCGTCGGCACCGGCGATTACGACGCCGCGCCCGTGGCCTCCGACGTGTTCAACCGGATGGTCGCCCGCGGCACGATCAAGGGCGACGATTACCGCGTGATCTACACCAGCGAGAAGTTTCCGAGTTCCGGCTTCGCCTACGCGCACGATCTCAAGCCGGAACTCGCCGAGAAGCTGAAGCAATGCTTCTACGACTTCCGCTTCCCGCCCGACATGGTGAAGGATTTCGAGGGCGATGACCGGTTCGCGCCGATCACCTACCTCAAGGACTGGGCTATCGTGCGCAAGGTCGCGGAGGAGTCGGGCACGCCCTACAACAAGGCGGCCTACGAGCGCGAGGCCGCCCGCGAGGCCGAGGCCGCGCGCAAGAAGGCCGAAGGCGCGCCCAAGCCGTGA
- a CDS encoding PAS domain-containing protein — protein sequence MALNRAAAELFGCDPREIVGGSFVALFDRGSVLAVADVLRAVRPVARARSLWPDGR from the coding sequence GTGGCGCTGAACCGGGCGGCCGCCGAGCTGTTCGGCTGCGATCCCCGCGAGATCGTCGGCGGCAGCTTCGTCGCGCTGTTCGATCGGGGGAGCGTGCTGGCCGTGGCCGACGTCCTGCGCGCGGTGCGGCCGGTAGCCCGGGCTCGGTCTCTGTGGCCGGACGGGCGCTGA
- a CDS encoding cation acetate symporter gives MNRILLGLTLATITACAAYAAGPDLGAVSQSATNWPAIGMFLFFVLLTLGITYKAAKGTKSAADFYAAGGGISAGTNALAIAGDYMSAASFLGISGLVYTSGFDGLIYSTGFLVGWPIVLFLIAERLRNLGKFTFADVASFRLDQTAIRIISAVGTLVVVAFYLIAQMVGAGKLIQLLFGLPYLYAVIIVGVLMIVYVAFGGMKATTWVQVIKACLLLGGATFMAGAVLLKYGFNPEALFASSVQVHPKGDAIMAPGGLVSNPIEAISLGVGLMFGTAGLPHILMRFFTVADAQAARKSVFYATGLIGYFYILTFIIGFGGIALLMSDPSYFKLGAAGTFDKLKDMIGGTNMVAVNLANAVGGPYFLGFISAVAFATILAVVAGLTLAGASAVSHDLYAQVIARGRTTEKHEVNLSKLSAVVIGIVAIYLGYVFENQNVAFMVGLAFAVAASCNFPVLAMSILWRGTTTWGALAGGLVGLISAVGMVVLSKAVWVVTFGNAASIFPYDNPALFSMPLAFFTIWAVSSLDRSRKAQRERAAFEAQFVRSETGIGAVGAHAH, from the coding sequence ATGAACCGCATACTCCTCGGCCTCACGCTAGCCACGATCACGGCCTGCGCGGCCTATGCGGCCGGGCCCGACCTCGGCGCCGTCTCGCAATCGGCCACGAACTGGCCGGCCATCGGCATGTTCCTGTTCTTCGTCCTGCTGACGCTGGGCATCACCTACAAGGCCGCCAAGGGCACCAAGTCGGCCGCCGACTTCTACGCCGCGGGCGGCGGCATCTCGGCCGGCACCAACGCCCTGGCGATCGCCGGCGACTACATGTCGGCCGCCTCGTTCCTGGGCATCTCGGGCCTGGTCTACACCTCGGGCTTCGACGGACTGATCTACTCCACCGGCTTCCTGGTCGGCTGGCCGATCGTGCTGTTCCTGATCGCCGAGCGCCTGCGTAACCTCGGCAAGTTCACCTTCGCCGACGTCGCGAGCTTCCGCCTGGACCAGACCGCGATCCGCATCATCTCGGCGGTGGGCACCCTGGTGGTGGTGGCCTTCTACCTGATCGCCCAGATGGTCGGCGCCGGGAAGCTGATCCAGCTGCTGTTCGGCCTGCCCTACCTCTACGCGGTGATCATCGTCGGCGTGCTGATGATCGTCTACGTCGCCTTCGGCGGCATGAAGGCCACCACCTGGGTCCAGGTGATCAAGGCCTGCCTGCTGCTCGGCGGCGCGACCTTCATGGCCGGCGCGGTGCTGCTGAAATACGGCTTCAACCCGGAGGCGCTGTTCGCCAGCTCGGTTCAGGTCCACCCGAAGGGCGACGCCATCATGGCGCCCGGCGGCCTGGTCTCGAACCCGATCGAGGCGATCTCGCTCGGCGTCGGGCTGATGTTCGGCACCGCCGGCCTGCCGCACATCCTGATGCGCTTCTTCACGGTCGCGGACGCGCAGGCCGCACGCAAGTCGGTGTTCTACGCCACCGGCCTGATCGGCTACTTCTACATCCTGACGTTCATCATCGGCTTCGGCGGCATCGCCCTGCTGATGTCGGACCCGAGCTACTTCAAGCTCGGCGCGGCGGGCACCTTCGACAAGCTGAAGGACATGATCGGCGGCACCAACATGGTCGCCGTCAACCTCGCCAACGCGGTGGGCGGCCCGTACTTCCTGGGCTTCATCTCGGCGGTGGCCTTCGCGACCATCCTGGCGGTGGTGGCGGGCCTGACGCTGGCTGGCGCCTCCGCGGTCAGCCACGACCTCTACGCCCAGGTGATCGCCCGCGGGCGCACCACCGAGAAGCACGAGGTCAACCTGTCGAAGCTCTCGGCCGTGGTGATCGGGATCGTGGCGATCTATCTCGGCTACGTGTTCGAGAACCAGAACGTCGCCTTCATGGTCGGGCTGGCCTTCGCGGTGGCGGCGAGCTGCAACTTCCCGGTGCTCGCCATGTCGATCCTGTGGCGCGGCACGACCACCTGGGGGGCGCTCGCGGGTGGCCTCGTCGGGCTGATCTCGGCGGTCGGGATGGTCGTGCTGTCCAAGGCGGTCTGGGTGGTGACGTTCGGGAACGCCGCATCGATCTTCCCCTACGACAACCCGGCCTTGTTCTCGATGCCGCTGGCCTTCTTCACGATCTGGGCCGTGTCGAGCCTCGACCGGTCCCGCAAGGCCCAGCGCGAGCGCGCCGCCTTCGAGGCGCAGTTCGTGCGCTCCGAGACCGGCATCGGAGCGGTGGGCGCGCACGCTCACTGA
- the phnE gene encoding phosphonate ABC transporter, permease protein PhnE: MSAVPQPADRSAAARVAFRPNWTARAGWLLLAAYAVYAASQLGFAPERFATGLTHGRQFLARMFPPNFSRWELIQSGIVESVQIAVIATVIGIVIALPIGFLAARNLMPAWVTWPTRALIALCRSFHPIIVAILFVKAIGFGALAGVMALIVASVGFIAKLFAEAIEEISLKQVEAVRATGAGFLSTLIMGVQPQVLPRFIGFATYQLDSNLRNSTMVGIVGGGGIGATLFTAYQRFDYDVVLAILIVIVALIMVAEIVSGWARKVFQ, translated from the coding sequence ATGAGCGCCGTCCCCCAACCGGCCGACCGGAGCGCGGCCGCCCGCGTCGCCTTCCGCCCCAACTGGACCGCCCGGGCCGGCTGGCTGCTGCTTGCGGCCTACGCGGTGTATGCCGCCAGCCAGCTCGGCTTCGCCCCCGAGCGCTTCGCCACCGGGCTCACCCACGGCCGGCAATTCCTGGCCCGGATGTTCCCGCCGAACTTCTCCCGGTGGGAGCTGATCCAGTCCGGCATCGTCGAGAGCGTGCAGATCGCCGTGATCGCCACCGTGATCGGGATCGTGATCGCCCTGCCGATCGGCTTCCTGGCCGCCCGCAACCTGATGCCGGCCTGGGTGACGTGGCCGACCCGGGCGCTGATCGCCCTGTGCCGGTCGTTCCACCCGATCATCGTGGCGATCCTGTTCGTGAAGGCGATCGGCTTCGGGGCGCTGGCCGGCGTGATGGCGCTGATCGTCGCGTCCGTCGGCTTCATCGCCAAGCTGTTCGCCGAGGCGATCGAGGAGATCTCCCTGAAGCAGGTCGAGGCAGTGCGGGCCACCGGCGCCGGGTTCCTGTCGACGCTGATCATGGGCGTGCAGCCGCAGGTGTTGCCGCGCTTCATCGGCTTCGCGACCTACCAGCTCGATTCCAACCTGCGGAACTCGACCATGGTCGGGATCGTCGGCGGCGGCGGCATCGGGGCGACCCTGTTCACCGCCTACCAGCGCTTCGACTACGACGTGGTCCTGGCGATCCTGATCGTCATCGTGGCGCTGATCATGGTGGCCGAGATCGTCTCGGGCTGGGCCCGGAAGGTGTTCCAGTGA
- a CDS encoding phasin, with translation MSNPPNYEVPTEMRDFAEKSVDQARKAFDSFIGAARRTADTVQGSAEVARTNAQDVSSRGFEYAEQNVNAAFDLAQKLVRSRDVQEAMQHQAEFVRSQFAAIQAQAKEFSGIAQSAMQQGAERAKTAMQQSADETRKAMEQGQDAVRQTTQNAQDAADRSSH, from the coding sequence ATGAGCAACCCCCCGAATTACGAAGTCCCGACCGAGATGCGCGACTTCGCCGAGAAGAGCGTCGATCAGGCCCGCAAGGCGTTCGATAGCTTCATCGGCGCGGCCCGCCGCACCGCCGACACCGTTCAGGGTTCGGCCGAGGTCGCCCGCACCAATGCGCAGGACGTCTCGTCCCGCGGCTTCGAATATGCCGAGCAGAACGTGAACGCCGCGTTCGACTTGGCGCAGAAGCTGGTCCGCTCGCGCGACGTGCAGGAGGCCATGCAGCATCAGGCCGAGTTCGTGCGCAGCCAATTCGCCGCCATCCAGGCGCAGGCGAAGGAGTTCAGCGGCATCGCTCAGAGTGCGATGCAGCAGGGCGCCGAGCGGGCCAAGACGGCGATGCAGCAGAGCGCCGACGAGACCCGCAAGGCCATGGAGCAGGGCCAGGATGCCGTCCGGCAGACGACTCAGAACGCCCAGGACGCCGCCGACCGCTCGTCGCACTGA
- a CDS encoding DUF485 domain-containing protein → MSGSTLGLRGGTAPPSTRKPAATVDPQIDRIVRTPEFKQLVTERTRFGWILTILMLVVYFGFIGLIAFDKSLLAVKVGGGTASLGLFMGVFVILFAFALTGIYVARANTRFDALSDALKRKVGR, encoded by the coding sequence ATGAGCGGCTCAACACTCGGCCTTCGCGGGGGCACGGCGCCCCCATCAACCCGCAAGCCCGCCGCGACGGTCGATCCGCAGATCGACCGGATCGTCCGAACCCCGGAATTCAAGCAGCTCGTCACCGAGCGCACCCGGTTCGGCTGGATCCTGACGATCCTAATGCTGGTGGTCTATTTCGGCTTCATCGGCCTGATCGCCTTCGACAAGTCGCTGCTCGCCGTGAAGGTCGGCGGCGGCACCGCCTCGCTCGGGCTGTTCATGGGCGTGTTCGTGATCCTGTTCGCCTTCGCGCTCACCGGCATCTACGTGGCCCGGGCCAACACGCGCTTCGACGCGCTGAGCGACGCACTGAAGCGGAAGGTCGGCCGATGA